The Lachnospiraceae bacterium KM106-2 nucleotide sequence CGGTGATACAGGTACTAATATGACATTAACAATTATGTCAGCAGCGAAGGAAGTTGGAAGTGTTGAAGATCCAACAATGGAAAATCTTGCAAAAGCAATTTCAAGTGGTTCCCTTCGTGGTGCAAGAGGTAATTCAGGTGTTATCTTAAGCCAGTTATTCCGTGGTTTCACAAGAGAGATCAAAGAAGTTGAAGTAATTGATGTATTTGTAATGTCAAATGCATTCCAAAAAGCGGTTGAAACTGCATATAAAGCTGTTATGAAGCCTAAAGAAGGAACAATCCTTACAGTAGCTAAAGGCGGCGCAGAAAAAGCATTAGAACTAGTTGAGAAAACTGATGATCTTGTAGTATTTTGCGATGAAGTTTTAAAATATATGGATGAAGTTCTTCAAAAGACTCCAGATATGCTTCCTGTATTAAAAGAAGCAGGTGTTGTAGATAGTGGCGGTCAAGGACTTGTAACCGTATTAAAAGGTGCATACGATGCTTTAATGGGAAAAGAGATCGATATTAAGATCACTCCTAAGAAAGCAAATGTAGCAGCCAATACAGAGACAAGCAGCGCTCCAGCAGATATTAAATTCGGATATTGTACTGAATTCATCGTTATGGTTGAAAAAGCATACGATATGGACAAAGAACATGAATTCAAATCTTATCTTGAGTCAATTGGTGACTCAATTGTGGTTGTAAGTGACGATGATATCATCAAGGTTCACGTACATACCAATGATCCTGGATTAGCTATCCAGAAAGCATTGACGTACGGTTCCTTAACAAAGATGAAGATTGATAACATGCGTGAAGAACATGAAGAAAAATTGATCAAAGATGCTGAAAAGAAAGCTGCTGAACAAAAAGCAGCGGAAGAAGAAAAAGCTAAAAGTGAACCTCGTAAAGAAACAGGTTTTATCAGCGTTTCTATCGGTGAAGGTATCAATGAAATCTTCAAAGGACTTGGTGTTGACTACATTATCGAAGGTGGTCAGACAATGAATCCAAGTACAGAAGATATGTTAAATGCAATTGATAAGATCAATGCAGATAATATTTTCATTCTTCCGAACAATGGAAATATCATTTTAGCAGCAGAACAAGCAGCTACGTTGGTAGAAGATAAGAATATCATCGTTGTTCCATCTAAGACAGTACCTCAAGGTATTACTGCTATCATTAACTATGCTTATGATAAGTCTGCCGAAGAAAATAAGGAACGCATGATTGAAGAAATGAGCAGAGTAAAGACTGGACAAGTAACATATGCAGTACGTGATACTGTTATGGACGGCTTTACGATCAATGAAAAAGATATCATGGGTATTGGCGATAAAAAAATTATGGCTGTTGGTAAAAATGTAGATGATACTACATTAGAATTAGTAAAAGCTATAATGGATGAAGATGCTGAATTAGTAAGTCTTTACTATGGTGAAGATGTAACAGAGGAAGCAGCCAATGCATTATCTGAAAAGATTGCCGAAAATTATCCTGATGTAGACATAGAGGTACAATATGGCGGACAGCCAATTTACTACTATGTATTATCAGTAGAATAAAATGATGAAGAAAAGGCTGTTGTGAATGGAGAAATCCTTTGCAACAGCCTTTTCTATTACTAGAGTGAATTTCTGTTATGGAAAGGGGTATTTAAGTTGAGGTACGAGGAATCCATTGGAGCAATAAAAGGGATTGGACAGAAGACAGAAGACAGTTATCATCGATTGGGAATCGAAACTGTTGGAGACCTTGTAGAATTTTATCCTAGAAATTATGATATTTATGAAGAAATCGTTCCGATCGCAACCGTAGAAGAGGAAGAGGTTGTAACTATACAAGGAAGCTTTCATCAAAGTGTTTCTCAAAAGAAAGTACGAGGATTAACCATCGTATCAGGACGTTTGTTTGACTATTCGGGGTCGATCATGGTTACCTGGTTTAACATGCCTTTTTTAGGGAAACAGTTGAAATTAGGATCTCATTATATCATGAGAGGAAAAGTTCAACGTAAGAATGGAATGCTTGTTATCGATCAGCCGGTATTGATGACAGAACAAGTATATACGAATAAATTAGGTGTTTTGCAGCCGATTTATCCTCTGACAAAAGGGATAACCAATAATGGGATATTAAAGGCCATGACGGCTGCATTAAAAGAACTAGAATTTCCGAAAGACTATCTTCCTAAGAAAGTAAGGGACCAATATGGTCTGATCGAACAGAAGAAAGCGATCAAGACTATCCATTTTCCAAAAAATAAGGATGATATGATCGAGGCAAGAAAAAGAGTTGTATTTGATGAATTTTTCATCTTCACACTTGCGATCAACCGTCTAAAAGAAGCAAAAGCGGTAACACACAATCACTTTGTTATGCATCCGGTAAAAGAGGTAGATGAAATATTAGCGAGTCTTCCATATCGCTTGACCAACGCTCAGCTGCGAGCTTTTGATGATATTAAAAAGGATATGTCTGGCGATGTAATGATGAACCGTCTCGTACAAGGAGATGTTGGTAGCGGTAAGACGATCGTTGCCGCACTGGCCCTTTGTATGGCTGCAAAAAACGGTTATCAATCGACATTAATGGTTCCGACAGAAGTACTTGCAAAACAGCATTATGAGAGTTTGACAGAGCTATATGAGCCGTTTGGCATCAAGGTTTGCTTATTAGTTGGTTCTATGACAGCGAAAGAGAAGAGAGTTGCTTATGAAGCAATCAAAAATCATGAAGTTGATGTTATCGTTGGAACACATGCCTTGATTCAAGATAAAGTGGAATATGACAAATTAGCTCTAGTTATTACTGATGAACAACATCGATTCGGTGTTAAGCAAAGAGAGACGATGGCGAATAAGGGAGAAAGTCCTCATGTTTTAGTAATGAGTGCGACTCCAATTCCTCGTACATTAGCGATCATTGTATATGGGGATCTTGATCTGTCAGTGATTGATGAATTACCAGCAAACCGTCTTCCAATTAAGAATTGTGTCGTAAATACAAATTACCGAGAGACTGCTTATCGATTTATTGAAAAAGAAGTCATGGCAGGAAGGCAAGCTTATGTTATCTGTTCCATGGTGGAAGAAAGTGAAACGATGGAAGCAGAAAACGTAGTGGAATATACGGAAAAGCTTAGACAAGCGTTAAGTCCTTCCATTCAGATCGAGTATCTGCATGGTAAGATGAAGGCTAGTGAAAAGAATGAAATTATGGAACGATTTAGTAATGGCGAAATTCAAGTCCTTGTATCGACAACAGTAATCGAAGTAGGTGTAAATGTTCCAAATTCAACTGTGATGATGGTAGAGAATGCAGAACGATTTGGTTTAGCGCAGTTGCATCAGCTCCGTGGACGAGTTGGAAGGGGCAAGTATCAATCTTATTGTATCTTCGTCAGCGGAACGAAAAAGAAAGATACGATGCAGCGTTTAGAGATATTAAATAAGTCAAATGATGGATTTTATATTGCGGAAGAGGATTTAAAATTAAGAGGACCGGGAGATTTATTCGGTATTAGGCAGAGTGGTCTTCTTGAGTTTAAAATGGCAGATGTCTTCCAAGATGCTGCGATTCTCGGCATGGCGGCGAAGGCAGCAAAAGAACTTACCAGCGAAGAAACCATGGAAGTAGAACGCATGGAAGGAATTATGAATCGTATTGAACGTTATGTTGGTACAATTTTATTGTAAATATCATAGATAATTTTGAAGAATTATAGTAGAATTATAAATGTGGCAGACACGAAGTCTGTCACATTATGATATTCGGGGAGGCTATCATGGAACAATTATCATATCGCAATGAAGAATTACTAAAAATGGCGAAAATGAATTATGATATTTTAACGAAATACTGTACCTGTTTTGAAGATGGCGGTTATTGGGAAAAACCTAATGAGATATTAAAACAAGGGATTATAGAAGTTCTTGATACCTACTTACAATCGCTGCTATATGAGTTAGCGATAGATTCTAACCGTTTTCATGAGTCGGAACGACGATTTATTATTGATGTTGTTAAAAACCCAGTTCTCATTGAGGGGACTCAAGAAATTGATGAAGAATCTTTAGCTAAGGTGTCGAAAAAGATGAAACAAGCACCACCAATCCTCTTACAGCTATCCGGGTTATATGATCATGAGAATCATGAAAAGGTAACTTGTGTGTTTTTTGACTGTATTTTAAATCTCTTGCTGGCATTTGTATATTTGGACGCAAAAGTGGCTACGTTAGAATATAAATATATACAAGCTTATTATGAGAGAGCTGCTCGGTTTATCGATCCAATGGCGGTGAGACAGCATTTAAATTCTAGATACATATTTAAAAAAATAAGTGATCAGGACATTATTCCTGATGAAAATAAATTTGGCCCAACTGTTAGTGAAATAAGAGAAGAGGCAAAAGTCTCTGCTGAAGCGCCAACGAAGCAAGAAGAGAAAGATACATCGGAGCAAGCGATGGAATGTAAAAGCAAGCTTGCTTTAGATGAACTGCTTGAAGAACTGGATAGTCTAATCGGGCTGAAAGAAGTGAAAGAACAGGTAAATACTTTGATCAATTTGATCAAGGTGAGAAATATGAGAAAGGATTACGATATGCCAAATATGGATATGACCTTTCACATGGTATTTACCGGTAATCCCGGAACAGGAAAAACTACAGTTGCTAGGTTGATCGCTAAGATCTTTAAGGAACTTGGTCTTTTAAGTAAAGGAACTTTGACAGAAGTAGATCGATCTAGTCTGGTTGCAGGATACGTTGGACAAACGGCGATTAAAGTAACAGAAGTGGTGAATAAGGCATTGGGCGGTGTTCTCTTTATTGACGAGGCCTATGCGTTGGCAACTCATAATGCAGGTGGAAATGATTTTGGTACAGAAGCAATTGATACTTTGGTGAAAATGATGGAGGATCATAGAGAAGACCTGATCGTTATTGTAGCTGGATATAAAGAAGAGATGCAGCAGTTTTTGGATGCAAATACTGGATTGGTATCACGATTTAATAAGTTTATTGAATTTAAAGATTACACCTCGGAGGAACTGCTTGAAATTTTAAACGTAATGGCGAACAAATCGGGATTTTGCCTCGATGATAAGACACAAGAAATTTGCCTGGCTTATTTTAAAGAGTTTAATCCTGAAAAATTAAAAAAATACGGAAATGCCCGTGGCGTTCGAAATTCATTTGAGTCAATGGTCTTAAAACAAGCAAATCGAATTGTAACTTTGACTGATCCTACAAAGGAACAATTATCTTTGATCACAACGGAAGATCTTCCGGATGAAATCTGTACTTAATGGTAAAAGATACTAGAGTAGAATACGACGATCCGCACATAATAGTAGTGTAACAGACAACGTCATGAGAAAGCTTAATTTGAATTGTATATGATAAGTATATAATTCAAATTACCAAAGAGCTTTCGACTTGGAAATGGAGGCGTTACTCATGTCAACTGGTAGAAACAGAGTTGAAGTTCCAGAAGCAAGAGAAGCGATGGACAGATTCAAATTCGAGGTTGCTAATGAATTAGGCGTACCATTGAAAAATGGATACAATGGGGATTTAACTTCCTACCAAAATGGTAGTGTTGGCGGATACATGGTAAAGAAAATGATCCGTGAGCAAGAGAAAATGATGGCAGGAAAGTAGGAAATGATCAAGACTACAATGCAATGGATAATTGCAATGTAATTGAGGATGATTCCGAAGAACCATCTTAGCCAATTAACGTCAAACACGAAGGATGTTACAAAAAATAGGAGCTAGCAAAATCTAGCTCCTTTTTAATTTGCGTGATCGACGAGGAAAAATTATTCTATTACTTCAAAACAAATGTAAAAATATGTTAAAATAGCACGAAAGCATAAAATAACTATTGAAATCTCGCTAATTATGCGATAGACTATAAAAGATAAGATACCAATATTATAGTTTGTGGTATCTAAGTAAGATATAAGGATGGAATTCAATGCGAGTTATAGCAGGTAAAGCACGAAGATTACAGCTTAAGACAGTAGAAAGTATGGCTGTAAGACCAACCACAGATCGTATTAAAGAAACGTTATTTAACATGATCAATACGGATGTTTGTGATTGTTTATTTTTGGATTTATTTGCCGGTAGTGGGGCAATTGGTATAGAGGCTCTTAGCCGTGGTGCTAAGTCAGTTACATTTGTTGAAAAGGATTCTTTGGCATTAAGTTGTATTAGGGAAAACTTAAAGACAACACATTTAGAAGAAGATGCAGTGATCATGGCTGCTGATGTATTATCAGCGATCAATACATTAGATAAGAAACAGCAGGCATATGATATCATATTTATGGATCCGCCATATAATAAGCTGCTTGAGAAAGATGTTTTAGAGCAGTTGGAAAACTCATCTGTGATTAATGAAGATACTCTGATCATAGTGGAAGCATCCCTTGAAACAGATATGGACTATGTGGAAAACATGAATTATGAAATTATAAAAGAAAAAATGTATAAAACGAATAAGCATATATTTGTAAAGAAGGCAAACGCGTAGACTACTACGGATTACAAATATAGAGGAGGTTTATATGAGAGTCGGAATTTATCCTGGAAGCTTTGATCCAGTGACGCTCGGGCATTTAGATATTATCTTACGTTCCTCTAAAATGTTTGATAAATTGATTATTGCTGTCTTAAAAAATAGTTCAAAGACACCTTTGTTTTCAGATGATGAACGTGTCAAACTATTGCAGATGGTAACTTCTAATATACCTAATGTTGAAATAGAATCATTTGATGGATTAACAGTAGACTTTGCGAAAGAAAAGAATGCAATTGCAATTGTGAGAGGATTACGTGCAGTAAGTGATTTTGAATATGAACTGCAGATTGCTCAGACCAATCATAAGATTTATCCGGAAATTGATACCATCTTTTTAACGACGAGTTTGGAATATTCTTATTTGAGTTCCAGCATAGTCAGAGAAATTGCAAGTTATGGCGGAGATATTTCTCAGTTTGTACCAGAAAAGATTTTGCCATTAGTTTATAAAAAATACGAAAAAGATAGATAAAATTGAATCAAGTTGATTGGAGTGTTTGATATGGGAGCAAGTAGATTAGAACAACTAATTGAAGATATTTACGAATTCGTAGAAAGCTGTAAGATGCAGCCATTATCTTCAACAAAGGTAGTAGTACCAAAGGATGAGTTATATGATTTATTAGATGAATTACGTTTAAGAACACCAGATGAGATCAAGCGATATCAAAAGATCATTGCTAATCGTGATGCCATTATTACAGATGCTGAAAGAAAAGCAAATACTATGTTGGCAGAAGCGCAAGAAAAAACAAATGAATTAATCAGTGAACATGAAATTATGCAACAAGCCTATGCGCAGGCAAATCAGATTATTGAAGAAGCTCGTGTAGAAGCAGATAAGATCTTAGGTGCAGCGAATGATGATGCACATCAGATTCGTACAGGCTCACTTGCTTATTCGGAAGAAATGCTTGGCATTGTGGAAAGCATTCTCCAAAATGCATATGACAGTACAAAATCAAAATATGATCAGACAATTACATCAATTCAGGATAATCTTAATATTGTAAAGAATAATAAAGCGGAATTGACACAACAATTAAATGGACCATCAGAAGAAGCAGCAGTATCTAATGATCCATCTAATGTTTCAGAAGAAGCAGATTACGATTTAGATGATGATTACCTTGATGATTTAGACTAAACAGGAAACACCCATAAGTATCCAAGTGTTAGTATAGAACATATCAATGCATTTACGATTTTAAATAATGTATAATTTTTAATGGATAACCCTGATCCATCAATAACACTTTTGGTCTGAGCAATGCTAGAACATCCGCCAAAGGCCATTATTGTTAGGATTAGGGTTATTTTTATGGCCATATTCAGATTAGTGGCAGAACCGATCATATTAATGCCATTGGTGATCTCTAAAGTACCGATCGCAAGTAGGGTATGGAGTTTGGTATTGTTGACTGCATCAATGATAAATTGAGTCAGAATAGAGAAAATGATGATGTATCCACCAACTTTGGTAATAACATCAAAACCATCTATGATCGCTTGATCTAGTGCTGTAAAGCTGATCTTCTTTGGCGAATCAATGTTTCTGGCATGAAGTGGATGTACTTTATTCTTTACATAGATCGGTGGCATAAACAGCCGATAGATAACTGACGTTACATAAGCACTTAAGTAAATAATGAGAAGAAAGATATAGTTTCTGGTAGGAAGACCAAGAGTACTAATTCCAACAAAGCTGATAATAAACATCGGGCTGGCATTGTTACAAAAGGTTAATAGATACTGGCCTTCTGAAGTGGAAATGGAACCTTTCTTTACAAGATCTGCACAAGCCTTTGCTCCAACAGGGAGGCCGCTTAACATTCCGATGAGGGCGGGATAGCAAGCGGTAGGGGAAATACGATAAATAAAATGGAAAATAGGATAACAGATTTTTGCAATATAACGAGTTAGATTTAAATTAATGATCAGGTTTGAGACGATGATAAAAGGCAGCAGGGTGGGAGTGACAACATTGAACCATAATAAAAGGCCACTTTTTGCTCCGCTCAAAGCTGCGTTTGGAAAGCCAAGCAGGATGATCAGCAAGGCCAGAGCTAGTAAGGCTAGTATTTTCTTTGTTGAAAATAGATAATTTTGCGTACTCATGGAATATCCTTTCTAAATGATGAGGAGTGGAACAATTTTTTATATATATTTATTGAGGAATTGTCCGCATTATGACTTGTCTTTTGTAAGGGAATTCAGAGTTCTACAATCGTTTCTGGTGAAAATGAAATAAGAATGAATAAAATAACTCGTTTAGTTGTGAAAAATTAAAAAAACACAATTGAAATCTGTAAAATATTGGGTTATAATAAACAAGTAAAGTATTAATTATTACTGTTTACAATAATTAAGGACTAAAGTAAGATAGGGGGAGCGTTATATGTACAAGGTCGCTTTATACGATACGGATAAAAAGATTATTTCTCAAATGGAATATTTCTTTAAAATACATGTAACCAATTTTGAACTAAATATTTTTGAAAATGGTGAGGAACTACTAGAGTCACTCAAGAATTCAGAGTATTATGAATTGATAATATTAGGGATTGGACTTACTAGTGGAAATAATGGGATTACGCTAGCACAGCAGATACGTCAGTTGGATGTTGACAGTAATATTGTATTCATATCAAATTTGGAGTGTTATTATTATGAAGCATTTGAAGTAGAACCACTGCGTTTCTACAAAAAGCCAATCGACTGGAAGCGATTTAAGGGCATGCTACAAGTCTTGACTGAACGTTTGGATAAGACGAATAAGTATTTTTTCTTTAAAAAAGAGAATGCAATACATAAGATTAGGATTTCGGATATCATTTATTTTGAAAGTCAGAGAAGAATTATTAATATTGTTACAAAACAAGGTGAGTTTAGCTACTACGATAAACTAGATTCCGTGGAAGAGTATATTAAGAAGCGGAACAATAATTTTATCCGGATTCATAAATCATTTTTTGTAAATAGTTATCATATTACAAAATTTGAATATGCAAAAGTACATATGGACAATGATGCAATTTTACCGATCAGCGAAAATAAGCGAATTAAGATCCGGGATGAGTTCATGGAATTTATCGGTGGCAGTGTATGCGGTAGAAGTAAATCTTGCTAATTGTCGAAAAAAGTTAATAAAGGAAAGTGCACATTTCTAGTATAAGTGGTAAAATAGTGTTATACTACTAAAAACTGAGAAAGGTGTGACAGAATGAAAGAATCAGCAAAATTAAAAAGAAGAGAAGAAATCAGTGATGAATTCAAATGGGCGATAAAGGACCTTTTCCAAACAGATGATGATTGGAAGAAGGAATACGATCAAGTAAAGGCGCTTGCAGCCGAATTATCTTCCTATCAAGGAAAGTTAGGTGAGTCGGCAGCAATCTTGACAGAGTTTTTGCAAAAGAGCGATACCATGAATCAATTGTTAGAGCGTGTCTATGTTTATGCAAATCAAAAGTCCCATGAAGATACTACGAATGATACGTATCAGAATTTAAGTGAATTAGCTGGTAAGCTAATGGTCGAAGTTTCTAGCGCCACTTCTTTTGAAACATCTGAAATATTAGCAATTCCTGACGAGGTGATTGCAAAGTTCTTTGATGAAAATAAGGAACTTAATCTATATCGCAGATATATCGATAATATTCTTCGTCAAAAACCACATATTTTATCTGAGGCAGAAGAGAAATTACTTGCTCAGGCAGGCGAAATGAGCGAAACATCAGATAGTGTATTTGCCATGTTTAATAATGCGGATATTAAATTCCCAACGATTAAAGATGAGGATGGTTCTTTAATTGATATCACACATGGACGATATGCAAAATTGATCAGAAGTAAGGATCGCAGAGTGCGTAAAGAAGTCTTTGAAGGCTACTATACTCCTTATGAGCAATATAAAAATACATTAGCCGCTATGTATGCTGGTAATATGAAAACAAGTACATTTTTTGCAAATGTAAGACATTATGATTCTGCACTTGCAATGGCATTGGATGATTCTAATGTGCCTGTGAAAGTATATCATCAATTAATTGAAACGGTACATCAGAATATGGATAGTATGTATCGTTATGTAAAATTACGTAAAAAATTACTTGGACTTGATGAAATCCATATGTACGATCTTTATACTCCGATCGTTGGAGATATTGATATGAAAGTACCATTTGAAGAAGCCAAAGAGACAGTTCTAAAAGGACTTTCTGTACTTGGAGAAGAATATTGCGATATTTTAAAAGAAGGATTTGAAAATAGTTGGATTGATGTTTATGAAAATGTCGGAAAACGAACTGGTGCATATTCTTGGGGTGCTTATGGAACACATCCATATGTATTGTTAAATTATAATGAGACTTTGGATAATGTCTTTACATTAGCACATGAAATGGGACATGCTATCCATTCTTATTATTCTGATCAGACACAGAACTTCAGATATGCCAGTTATAAGATTTTTGTAGCAGAAGTTGCTTCTACATGCAATGAAGCACTTTTAATGCATTATCTATTGAACCATACTACGGATAAGAAAGAAAAAGCATATTTAATTAATTATTATTTGGAGCAATTCAAAGGAACTTTATATCGCCAGACAATGTTTGCTGAATTCGAAAAGATCACACATGAAATGGTGGATAAAGGCGAAGCGCTTACAAGTAAAAATCTATGCGACATTTATCATAAATTAAATGAATTATATTTTGGTGATGACATCGTGATCGATTCTCAAATTGATATGGAGTGGGCTAGAATTCCTCATTTCTATACACCATTTTATGTTTATCAATATGCGACTGGTTATTCAGCTGCAATTGCATTGTCTTCAAGAATCCTAAAAGAAGGCGAGCCTGCCATCAGAGATTATGTTAATTTCTTAAA carries:
- a CDS encoding dihydroxyacetone kinase family protein, which produces MVIKTIDAKTLQKMFLAGAQSIEAQKEYINELNVFPVPDGDTGTNMTLTIMSAAKEVGSVEDPTMENLAKAISSGSLRGARGNSGVILSQLFRGFTREIKEVEVIDVFVMSNAFQKAVETAYKAVMKPKEGTILTVAKGGAEKALELVEKTDDLVVFCDEVLKYMDEVLQKTPDMLPVLKEAGVVDSGGQGLVTVLKGAYDALMGKEIDIKITPKKANVAANTETSSAPADIKFGYCTEFIVMVEKAYDMDKEHEFKSYLESIGDSIVVVSDDDIIKVHVHTNDPGLAIQKALTYGSLTKMKIDNMREEHEEKLIKDAEKKAAEQKAAEEEKAKSEPRKETGFISVSIGEGINEIFKGLGVDYIIEGGQTMNPSTEDMLNAIDKINADNIFILPNNGNIILAAEQAATLVEDKNIIVVPSKTVPQGITAIINYAYDKSAEENKERMIEEMSRVKTGQVTYAVRDTVMDGFTINEKDIMGIGDKKIMAVGKNVDDTTLELVKAIMDEDAELVSLYYGEDVTEEAANALSEKIAENYPDVDIEVQYGGQPIYYYVLSVE
- a CDS encoding ATP-dependent DNA helicase RecG, translated to MRYEESIGAIKGIGQKTEDSYHRLGIETVGDLVEFYPRNYDIYEEIVPIATVEEEEVVTIQGSFHQSVSQKKVRGLTIVSGRLFDYSGSIMVTWFNMPFLGKQLKLGSHYIMRGKVQRKNGMLVIDQPVLMTEQVYTNKLGVLQPIYPLTKGITNNGILKAMTAALKELEFPKDYLPKKVRDQYGLIEQKKAIKTIHFPKNKDDMIEARKRVVFDEFFIFTLAINRLKEAKAVTHNHFVMHPVKEVDEILASLPYRLTNAQLRAFDDIKKDMSGDVMMNRLVQGDVGSGKTIVAALALCMAAKNGYQSTLMVPTEVLAKQHYESLTELYEPFGIKVCLLVGSMTAKEKRVAYEAIKNHEVDVIVGTHALIQDKVEYDKLALVITDEQHRFGVKQRETMANKGESPHVLVMSATPIPRTLAIIVYGDLDLSVIDELPANRLPIKNCVVNTNYRETAYRFIEKEVMAGRQAYVICSMVEESETMEAENVVEYTEKLRQALSPSIQIEYLHGKMKASEKNEIMERFSNGEIQVLVSTTVIEVGVNVPNSTVMMVENAERFGLAQLHQLRGRVGRGKYQSYCIFVSGTKKKDTMQRLEILNKSNDGFYIAEEDLKLRGPGDLFGIRQSGLLEFKMADVFQDAAILGMAAKAAKELTSEETMEVERMEGIMNRIERYVGTILL
- a CDS encoding AAA ATPase, central region, which produces MEQLSYRNEELLKMAKMNYDILTKYCTCFEDGGYWEKPNEILKQGIIEVLDTYLQSLLYELAIDSNRFHESERRFIIDVVKNPVLIEGTQEIDEESLAKVSKKMKQAPPILLQLSGLYDHENHEKVTCVFFDCILNLLLAFVYLDAKVATLEYKYIQAYYERAARFIDPMAVRQHLNSRYIFKKISDQDIIPDENKFGPTVSEIREEAKVSAEAPTKQEEKDTSEQAMECKSKLALDELLEELDSLIGLKEVKEQVNTLINLIKVRNMRKDYDMPNMDMTFHMVFTGNPGTGKTTVARLIAKIFKELGLLSKGTLTEVDRSSLVAGYVGQTAIKVTEVVNKALGGVLFIDEAYALATHNAGGNDFGTEAIDTLVKMMEDHREDLIVIVAGYKEEMQQFLDANTGLVSRFNKFIEFKDYTSEELLEILNVMANKSGFCLDDKTQEICLAYFKEFNPEKLKKYGNARGVRNSFESMVLKQANRIVTLTDPTKEQLSLITTEDLPDEICT
- a CDS encoding small acid-soluble spore protein, beta-type SASP, translated to MSTGRNRVEVPEAREAMDRFKFEVANELGVPLKNGYNGDLTSYQNGSVGGYMVKKMIREQEKMMAGK
- a CDS encoding ribosomal RNA small subunit methyltransferase D, which gives rise to MRVIAGKARRLQLKTVESMAVRPTTDRIKETLFNMINTDVCDCLFLDLFAGSGAIGIEALSRGAKSVTFVEKDSLALSCIRENLKTTHLEEDAVIMAADVLSAINTLDKKQQAYDIIFMDPPYNKLLEKDVLEQLENSSVINEDTLIIVEASLETDMDYVENMNYEIIKEKMYKTNKHIFVKKANA
- a CDS encoding phosphopantetheine adenylyltransferase encodes the protein MRVGIYPGSFDPVTLGHLDIILRSSKMFDKLIIAVLKNSSKTPLFSDDERVKLLQMVTSNIPNVEIESFDGLTVDFAKEKNAIAIVRGLRAVSDFEYELQIAQTNHKIYPEIDTIFLTTSLEYSYLSSSIVREIASYGGDISQFVPEKILPLVYKKYEKDR
- a CDS encoding archaeal/vacuolar-type H+-ATPase subunit H, giving the protein MGASRLEQLIEDIYEFVESCKMQPLSSTKVVVPKDELYDLLDELRLRTPDEIKRYQKIIANRDAIITDAERKANTMLAEAQEKTNELISEHEIMQQAYAQANQIIEEARVEADKILGAANDDAHQIRTGSLAYSEEMLGIVESILQNAYDSTKSKYDQTITSIQDNLNIVKNNKAELTQQLNGPSEEAAVSNDPSNVSEEADYDLDDDYLDDLD
- a CDS encoding membrane protein, producing MSTQNYLFSTKKILALLALALLIILLGFPNAALSGAKSGLLLWFNVVTPTLLPFIIVSNLIINLNLTRYIAKICYPIFHFIYRISPTACYPALIGMLSGLPVGAKACADLVKKGSISTSEGQYLLTFCNNASPMFIISFVGISTLGLPTRNYIFLLIIYLSAYVTSVIYRLFMPPIYVKNKVHPLHARNIDSPKKISFTALDQAIIDGFDVITKVGGYIIIFSILTQFIIDAVNNTKLHTLLAIGTLEITNGINMIGSATNLNMAIKITLILTIMAFGGCSSIAQTKSVIDGSGLSIKNYTLFKIVNALICSILTLGYLWVFPV
- a CDS encoding two-component response regulator; amino-acid sequence: MYKVALYDTDKKIISQMEYFFKIHVTNFELNIFENGEELLESLKNSEYYELIILGIGLTSGNNGITLAQQIRQLDVDSNIVFISNLECYYYEAFEVEPLRFYKKPIDWKRFKGMLQVLTERLDKTNKYFFFKKENAIHKIRISDIIYFESQRRIINIVTKQGEFSYYDKLDSVEEYIKKRNNNFIRIHKSFFVNSYHITKFEYAKVHMDNDAILPISENKRIKIRDEFMEFIGGSVCGRSKSC
- a CDS encoding oligoendopeptidase F, which gives rise to MKESAKLKRREEISDEFKWAIKDLFQTDDDWKKEYDQVKALAAELSSYQGKLGESAAILTEFLQKSDTMNQLLERVYVYANQKSHEDTTNDTYQNLSELAGKLMVEVSSATSFETSEILAIPDEVIAKFFDENKELNLYRRYIDNILRQKPHILSEAEEKLLAQAGEMSETSDSVFAMFNNADIKFPTIKDEDGSLIDITHGRYAKLIRSKDRRVRKEVFEGYYTPYEQYKNTLAAMYAGNMKTSTFFANVRHYDSALAMALDDSNVPVKVYHQLIETVHQNMDSMYRYVKLRKKLLGLDEIHMYDLYTPIVGDIDMKVPFEEAKETVLKGLSVLGEEYCDILKEGFENSWIDVYENVGKRTGAYSWGAYGTHPYVLLNYNETLDNVFTLAHEMGHAIHSYYSDQTQNFRYASYKIFVAEVASTCNEALLMHYLLNHTTDKKEKAYLINYYLEQFKGTLYRQTMFAEFEKITHEMVDKGEALTSKNLCDIYHKLNELYFGDDIVIDSQIDMEWARIPHFYTPFYVYQYATGYSAAIALSSRILKEGEPAIRDYVNFLKGGSSKDPIDLLKGAGVDMTSSKPVNDALQVFKDLLDEMEELME